Sequence from the Helianthus annuus cultivar XRQ/B chromosome 13, HanXRQr2.0-SUNRISE, whole genome shotgun sequence genome:
GAACGAGAAGGAGAAGAAGGGGTGTTGTGGTCTGTTGTCttatggaactagggttttcatatgTAGAAGTGAGGGAGAtgggtggtggggttttataaatgaagaagatgcccggatagtccctatggtttggtctTTTAAGGAAatggtatttttgtcatttcacatcattttaacagagaaaacaaactaaagttagacccagggactatccgagaacaaaacGGAAAAccttggggactattcaagtagttttagaaagatagggactataggtgaaaaaaagtgaaaccacaaagactatccgggcatttttctctactATAAAATTCACCTTatacctaaaaataaaaatatgtatcCAAACCTCAATACTCTAAATACTTGCACAAATGGTGACGTAGGCTTAGTAAATGCACTAGAAAAGTCAACTTTCACAATAACTAAACACTATTAATAACCCAAACCCATTTCAAAACTCTCTCCACATAACCCAACCAACACACCCTCACCCTCTCAACCCTTACCACTACCATGGGCCTAGAAACCCAACCCAAAAACCCAAActcaccatcatccaccaccaccaccaccaccaccaaaaaacTCACTCTCATCCCACTCATCTTCCTGATCTACTTCGAAGTAGCCGGCGGCCCGTACGGCGAAGAACCCGCCGTGCAGGCCGCCGGCCCACTCCTCGCCATCCTCGGCTTCCTCATCTTCCCCTTCATATGGAGCATCCCGGAGGCTCTCGTCACCGCCGAACTCTCCACCACCTTTCCGGGCAACGGTGGGTTTGTCATATGGGCCCATAAAGCCTTCGGCCCATTTTGCGGGTCGTTAATGGGCTGCTGGAAGTTTCTCACAGGAGTTGTTAACACTGCAGCATTTCCCATTCTTTGTGTTGATTATATGAAGAAGTTGTTTCCGGTTTTCGCCTCCGGGTTGCCGAGAACTTTGGCCATCTTGTTGTCTACTGTGATCCTGTCGTTTGTTAACTACACTGGTTTGAATATTGTTGGGCTTGCGGCTATTGGGCTTGGTGTTGTTTCTCTTTTTCCTTTTGTTATCATGTCCATCATGGCTGTCCCTCAAATCCGGCCACATAGGTAATGATAGTTTTAAAGTATGTTACTTATCACATAAATCATGCAACAAAATATGTAAATTTGTTACAACAACAAAGGTTGTTAGACCTGGGTCTCCTAGGAGGGGTGTTTTGTTTCTATCTCCTAGGATGGAAACGAGCCTAGACGAGCCTGGCTAGGTTGGGCTCAGCTCGACTCGTATACAAATTGAGTCGAACTGGATTGACACGCTTATTTTAATGAGTTGAAATGCCGAGCTCTTGCTCGGCTAGTAAAAAGCTCCACCCAACTCATTTTTTACAGTAATATACTATCGGGGTGTCTGTGTGGTGCAGTGAAGAACACAGACACTAGTTATCATGtaacatgttaattttttttttaaattaaaaaaacaaattacagTGATACTATACTCGAATTAGAAAGTTTAAAAAGCTCGTTTTCATGgtgtattttattttatgtttttttaaagtATTAGTGCATGAAAAAATTAGGACAGTTTAACAATCGTGGAGGAAGTTGATTTAATGGTTAACAGGATTATACTATATgttttagagcattcacatccattccaccatattttcaccctaaattacattaaaaaacactatattttctctctccttttcaattaaataatattttttacacctttatcattaccttttccctctccttcactcacaaccactttcaaaatatattaaaaaattatagggggtgaacaatGTCCCcaaaatatacagatgaacagaacagtaacattttctctctcctccactcataaccactttttatactttttatattttaaaaacaccacacacacaatTTTAttatttggatgtgaatgctcttagaagTTGTAATTATTTACGGTCTccaaattttttatatttttaatatacaGATGATGCataatttacaaacaaataaataaatgtaatttttatatattaacaTTTGTGTTATGTTTTTTGGCTATAAGGGGGGAAGGGCACCCAGGGGTGACGCTTACCACAAAACAAATATCGCCATGTCAAAATTCTTATAAACCATCCTTAAGCCACAAAAGAGTGGTGACGCTTACCTTTGCCATAAActaattttattattaatttctTTTCATAGAAAGCTACGACCTAAACATAATTAGTGGTTAACGGTCATCTTTGACCTAAAAGTCACTAAATAACCACGAGTAGAGGAACCTGTTCAAACTACCCGCCTTGCCTACCCTtgtgggtggcggcggtgttgTGGTACAAGGTTGAACCCGGGGAGGGTGCCTCGTCTGGTATATGTTAAAATTTGGACTTTTAACTTAAAACAAGCCTAACACTGTGTTCCTGAGTTAAGTTAGAGAAAAGAAaagattctctcattttcttttcttttctcccAGTTTCTTTCCAAATTGAAAAGATTAATTTTAGACAAAAAATCTCTTATTTTCTCTTCTTTTCTCCCTTTTAATGAAAGTCTGGAACACAACTAAGAATTATTTCCTTCCaattcttttcttttctctcatttaatgaaactcgggaacatacTCTAAGAGCCAGCTAAACGAGCTGAGCTTATCTTGACTCAGCTTGTTCACAAACGAGCCTTTTTTGAGCAAACTTTTATCGAGCAAATCGTGAGCTTTTTGAATATCCCAACACTAGTTTGAGTGGGATTTTTTCTAAATATCtttgttttaattttgtttattaTCAACAGGTGGATCAGTTTGGGCCAAAAGGGTGTAAAAAAAGACTGGAGTTTATTCTTCAACTGCCTATTTTGGAACTTAAATTTCTGGGACACAGTTAGTACAATGGCAGGAGAAGTCGAAAACCCGAAAAAGACATTCCCGGCAGCACTCTTCTCCGCGGTGATCTTAACATGTTTAGCTTACATAATCCCTCTAATGGCGGTCACAGGCGCAGTTTCAGTGGATCAACACGAGTGGGAATCCGGGTTCATGGCTGTGGCAGCACAAATGATATCAGGCAAATGGTTAAAAATCTGGATCGAAATCGGAGCAGTGTTATCGGGCATAGGTTTATTCGAAGCCCAGTTAAGTAGCTGCGCGTATCAAGTTCTTGGTATGGCAGATCTCGGGGTCATACCAAAGTTCTTCGGGGTGAGATCGAAATGGTTCGGTACTCCATGGGTGGGGATATTGATATCAACTTTGATCACACTTAGTGTTTCCCAAATGGATTTTACCAATATAGTGGCTTCTGCCAACTTTATATATAGTTTGGGGATGTTGCTGGAGTTTGCGTCGTTCATATGGCTGCGAAGGAAGTTTCCAACGTTGAAACGGCCGTATAAGGTGCCAATGCGGGTACCCGGGCTAGTAGTGATGTGTTTGATACCGTCGGCGTTTTTGATGGTGATAGTGGTGGTTGCTACCAAGATTGTGTTTTTGGTTAGTGGGTTGATGACTTTGGGTGCTATTTTGTGGTATTTCTTGATGAATTATTGCAAGTCTAAGAAGTGGTTTGTGTTTGCAAATGGGGATGAAATTGAAGAGATTTTATCTTGATGTTTTTAATGTTTTGTTATGTATAAACTGGTTAATGATATTGCTATACTAGAGATTTGTCAAAAAAGATAACCTTTTTTCTttgttatcttttttttttttgcacattCGGTTAATTGACTAGCCAgtggtctcactggaagcagcctctctattcctacagtGTAGaagtaaggctgtctacatcttaccctcctcagactctaccttagctttgctattggtgggatatactcagagtatgatgatgatgacattGGATTAATTGGCTCGTTAAGACTAGTGCAGATTTCATTAGTATCCCTTGATACAATGTATCTACAACGTGCACgtgaaagggggggggggggtcgtcGCATGTGTGGAAGAGAACTTTTAGTGTGAATATGAAATGTTAACAAAATGTGGAGTCTAGAACGaaaaaaattatataacttttgtAAATCCAATCCACATATCTATACTACATTGATCAAAAGTAATAGGAGAGCTAGAACACGGTCCTTAAACATCCGAAAAGCAGACGCTCTCATGTTAAATCCATCATCCGTCTATGCCGTTGCACCAATAACTTGAGCATTAGTTTCTACCATTTTCTCAGCATAGTCTTTATCCACGGTTTTCATAGCATCCACAATAGCAATTAGCGCGACCACAAACACGTAGTCTACGTTAGGGTAAATAGTCACCATGAATTTGTTCTTATCCATCTTCACTTTCTTTGATTTGTCTTTTTTATACATCTATAAACAAAATATAACATGTAACTTAACATGACAAAAACAGAAAGTAAAAGACTATGAAAATTACTTGTGCTATTGTCGAAGAAGCCGAATCCCCCGTATATATTTTGCATTTTCTCTTGGACCAGCTTCCTTTAACCTTAAAATCACAAACATCTTTGTTTGCCAAGAAGACATGCAAACTGGTTTTAAACTGAATCATGTTTGGTTGTTTTGTGGTAAATATCATATTCTTGTTAGATCTATTATCGCCCCTATACGCCTTCCACCGATTATGTTGACTTATGATCTGtaaattaaacaaacaaacaaacacactcCAAGTAATCAATGAATCTTTATAACAAACAATCGGATAAATTACTACAACATAAGAATGAATAGCGCTGTCCAAAAAGCTTGCGGCTCGGAGCTCGCTCGAAGCTCACttggatttagctcggaaaaagctcgctcgatatggctcggctcgtgacgagccaaattggctcggtttggctcgcttggtagctcggctcggcttagctcgaattattttacttataatatattttatttttatatacatataatatattacaaaaaagtgattgttatttacatgtatttagacttatctatgacatatttaaaggttgattaacgtgctaatgaacaaatattgtatttacttgaaatataaaacttattttgcgttaTTGAACGTGATTTTGTcttgtaatgtattaggttgaacttattttgaatatgttcttttgaagtattgaataatattttagaatactgaattttgagagctatgtattactttttatttttaaaatcgagtcaaaccaagccgagccaagccagctcggtttaaaaccaagccgagcccgagcttagattttcagctcggtttcaaacccgagccgagccgagccagctcggtttataatcgagccgagcccgagcttgccctagctcggctcggctcggctcatgaacagccctacGAATGAATGTAACCTTATCGCGGAGCCTAAGAATTATTCTGCCATCGGCGTTAAAGATTGCGCGCTCATAATGAAATGTTGTGTTGCATGCTTTTACTTTGAGCAATGTATTGTTGTTCATGTCTGTGATGACCATGTTTCCGCCTGATTTTCGTTCGACTATGATATCGAATGGATATGGGGCTGTACACTCGGACCCTATTACAGAAATTGGATTAGATGTAGTAGATTGAGCCATTATCAAAGTAAAGCTTGTTGTGATCAAGTGTATGAGTTTGAGCAAGGATATATATACACAATATTTCAAGGTTGACTTATGGATATATACAACAAAATTTCAAGGTTGACTTATGGGGGGATAAGATGCTTGTTGTACATGGCAGGCAGCATTTAACGCAGCCTTCTTTTGACTCACATATGGGAGTTGAATTTGCATTATTTTCCACGAAATGGTTGAGGAGGATGGGTGAGTTGAATGTGTTggtttttttctctttttttatgTTCTTGTATTTATATACACATATTTATTTATGAAAACAATTTCATACAATATACCTTAACATACGCTGCGTACGCGATGGCAAaatcgcacgttatgttaaaaaaactgaaaatcgcatgtttaaaaaaactaaaaagcgCATGTACATAAAAAAGGGAAATCGCGTGttcaaaaaagttaaaaattgcAGGTACATTAAAAAAGTGAAATCGcatgtaaaaaaatgaaaatcgcatgttttaAACCAAATTTCGCATGTTGATACTGAATCTCGTACGCAGCGtaagttaagccattttgtacaATAACCGAcctctttatttatttacttttactatacaTACAAAAGGAAGATGGGGGAATAGTGGCAGACTGACCGACACTTCCCTATTGGCCCGaataaattacgattttacctttagaattacgattttgcccctgGTTCAAAATTATGGCCTTGCCATCGTTGTAGATTTTGACAAATTACAGTTTTACCTCAGTCATAATAACGATTTTACCTctggttcaaaattatgattttgcccccggTTCAAAATTACTGTTTTGCCACCGTTGttgcttttgataaattacgattttaccccactCAAACTTACAATTTTCCTCTGGTTCAAAATTACAGTCTTGCTTTCGTTTTTTTTCCTTGCAAGCCTATGATAGTGTTTTCTTTTAATTGGTTGATgaaatgtaatttttattcgcTAGCGCTCGCTCA
This genomic interval carries:
- the LOC110903004 gene encoding probable polyamine transporter At3g13620; the encoded protein is MGLETQPKNPNSPSSTTTTTTTKKLTLIPLIFLIYFEVAGGPYGEEPAVQAAGPLLAILGFLIFPFIWSIPEALVTAELSTTFPGNGGFVIWAHKAFGPFCGSLMGCWKFLTGVVNTAAFPILCVDYMKKLFPVFASGLPRTLAILLSTVILSFVNYTGLNIVGLAAIGLGVVSLFPFVIMSIMAVPQIRPHRWISLGQKGVKKDWSLFFNCLFWNLNFWDTVSTMAGEVENPKKTFPAALFSAVILTCLAYIIPLMAVTGAVSVDQHEWESGFMAVAAQMISGKWLKIWIEIGAVLSGIGLFEAQLSSCAYQVLGMADLGVIPKFFGVRSKWFGTPWVGILISTLITLSVSQMDFTNIVASANFIYSLGMLLEFASFIWLRRKFPTLKRPYKVPMRVPGLVVMCLIPSAFLMVIVVVATKIVFLVSGLMTLGAILWYFLMNYCKSKKWFVFANGDEIEEILS
- the LOC110898737 gene encoding protein LURP-one-related 15; its protein translation is MAQSTTSNPISVIGSECTAPYPFDIIVERKSGGNMVITDMNNNTLLKVKACNTTFHYERAIFNADGRIILRLRDKIISQHNRWKAYRGDNRSNKNMIFTTKQPNMIQFKTSLHVFLANKDVCDFKVKGSWSKRKCKIYTGDSASSTIAQMYKKDKSKKVKMDKNKFMVTIYPNVDYVFVVALIAIVDAMKTVDKDYAEKMVETNAQVIGATA